CGCCGGGGTGTTGCCCAGGTAGTCCGCGACCTCGCGCACGGTGCGGGCCACCGCGCGCTTACGGGCGGCGGCGCTGTCCGGCACATGGGTGGACACCGCCAGCCCCACCGCCGCCAGCACGGTGGCATGCCAGGTCCGGAAGTCCTTGGCGGTATAGAGACCACCGGAGACCTCCTGCAGGTAGCTGTTCACGTCGGCGGCACGGACGTCGCGCCATTGGCTGCCCTCGCGGAAGGCGAGTAATTCCGGCCCGGTTTCCTTACGCCGCCGCAATCCTTTGACCAAACTGCACAGCGCTTCCTCAGCCACCGCCTGCTCGCACAGGATCGATCCCTTGGCCGGGTATTCGAACTGCACCTCCCCGCGGTGACACCGCACGTGCTTGCGCAGCACGGTGGCCACCCCGAAGGTTTGGTGCTCGCTCTGGTAGGTCTCGTTGCCGACCCGGAAGAACCCGAGGTCGATCAACCGGACCGCACCGGCCAGCACTCGTTCCCGGGGGAAGCCACGCAGACTCAGATGGTCGGCCGCCGTGGCGCGCAGCGTGGGAAGGCAGGCGGCGAACTCCAGGATGCGCTGATGCTTGGCCTTGTCCCGGCGCCGCCGCCACTCGTCGTGGTAGCGGTACTGCCGGCGGCCCGCGGCGTCCACGCCGGTGGCCTGTAGATGCCCGCGCGGATGCGGGCAGATCCACACGTCCTGCCATGCCGGCGGCAACACCAACGCGCGGATGCGGTCCAACGTCTCGGTGTCCCGAACCGGATTGTCCGCGGCGTCGAGGTAGCGGAATCCGCGTCCACAGCGCACTCGGCTGATGCCGGGTTCGTCGGCGGAACTGCGGGTCAGACGCATGCACGACGGTTACCCCGCCGCCGCGCCCGGCACGCGTTTGTGCGCAGGTCGCTCGGATAGCCCACGGGTAAGGACGAAAGACCCAACCAACGGGAGGACTGCGATGACCACGGCGCGCGACATCATGAGCAACGACGCCACGTGCGTGCGCAGTAATGAGAGCGTCGCGGTTGCTGCCCAGCGCATGGCAGAACTCGGCGTGGGCGCCCTGCCGATCTGCGGTGAGGACGATCGGCTCAAGGGCATGATCACCGACCGGGACATCGCCATCAAGGTGGTCGCTGCGGGTAAGGACCCGAAGAGCTGCAACGCCGGCGAGTTCGCCCAGGGCGAGGCCGTGACCATCGGCGCGGACGACGACATCAACGAGTTGCTGGCCACCATGTCGCAGCACAAGGTGCGTCGGCTGCCGGTGATCGACGGCCACAAGCTGATCGGCATCGTGGCCCAGGCCGACGTCGCCCGCGCGCTGCCGGACCCACAGGTCGGCGACCTGGTCGAGGCGCTGTCGGTCTGACATGCGTAGTTCGGACGGGACCGAGCTGATCGAGGTCAGCGCGCACGCGTCGGTGAAGCCCGAGGCGGTGATGGAGGTGCTTACCGACGGCTGGCTGTTCGGGCTGTGGGTGGTGGGTGCCTCGCATATCCGCAGCGTGGACGCGGACTGGCCGCAGCCGGGCAGCAAGATCCATCACGCTGTGGGCGCGTGGCCGGCGCTGGTGAAGGATCACAGTGAGGCGAAGGTCTACGAGTCCGACGGCGTGTTGGAAATGACGGCCCGCGGCTGGCCGCTGGGCGAGGCACTGGTGCGTATCGAGGTGCACGAGAAGGACGGCAGTAGTCACATCGCGCTCGGCGAGCGGATCGTCTCCGGGCCCGGCCGGTTCGTGCGCCCGGTGGAGCGTCTGTTGGTGGCGCCGCGCAACAAGGAATCGCTCAGTCGACTGGTGGCGCTGGCCGAGGGCCGCGCCTGATCGACGCTTTCAGGGCAGTAGGGCCCGGTGGATCGCCTGCATTCCGCGGCGGTACGCCGGGCCCGCCCAACTGTTCGCGGCCAATGCGGCGCGCGCGGCGTTGGCGCCGCAGGCCCCGTGCACGCCGCCGCTGGGGTGGGCGGAGGACGAGGCCAGGAACAGTCGCTCGAACGGGGTGTCGGCCCGACCGAGGCCGGGGATGGGGCGTAGCACCAACTGCTGGTGCACCGCCGCGGTGCCCCCGTTCATGGTGCCGCCGATCAGGCTCGGGTTCAGCGTCTGCAGGTCGCGCGGCACCAGCACGTGCCGGGCCAATACCTCGTTGCGGAAGCCCGGGGCGGCGTCCTCCACGGCGTTCTCGATGGTCTCCAGCATGTGCTCGATCGTGTGCTCGTCCTCGCCGTAGCCGTTGGGCAGGTGCGAGTAGGCCCACGCGGTCTCCGTGCCCGCCGGGGATCGGGTCGGATCGCACAATGTCATCTGACCCATCACCAGGTAGGGCTGCTCGGGCAGCAGACCGGCCCGCAGGGCGGCCGCCGTGTCCCGCAGCGCGCGCACGGTGCCGCCGATGTGCACGGTCCCCGCGCCGGCCAATTCCTTGGCCCGCCAGGGAATCGGGCACCGCAATGCCCAGTCCACCTTCATCAGCGGTAGGTCCGGTTCGAACCGCGCCATCGCCCGGGCGAGTCCGACCGGCCGGCGGTCGGGCGCGATCAACTGCTCATACAGTGCGGGTGCCGGGACGTCGGCCAGCACTGCGCGTCGCGCCCGGATGCCCGTGCCGTCGGTCAGGCGGACGCCGTGGGCCATACCCCCGCGGTCGACCACCACGCGGCTCACCGGGGAGCGCAGCCTCAGTTCGCCGCCCGCGGCACCCAACCGAGCGCACAACGCCCCGGCCAGTTGCCCGGCGCCGCCAACGGAAACCGGGAAACCGTGCTGCTGCCCCAGCATGCAGAGCAGCCAGCCGAACACCGAGCTGCCGATGTCCGCCGGTCCCAGGTCGGTGTGCATCGCCGAGCCCACCAGCAGCGCGGGTCCGCCATCCCCGGTGAAGTCCTCACCGGTCCACCGATCCAGCGGGGTCAGCGCGCGGCGGATCAACCCTGCCGTGCCCGAGGCGCCCAGCCGACGTAGCGTCGCCAGCCCGTCACGTACCGGCGGGAACGGATGCAGCAACGCGGCGACGACCTCGTCCCCGATGCGATCCCATTCCTCGCACAATTGCAGCCAAGCGGCCGCATCCGCGGCCGAGCCGGCGGCCGCGACCGACTGCGCGGTCTCGTGCCGGTCGCGACTGAGCACCACGGCCCGCTCCGCGTCCAGCACATGGCCCAGCACCGCCGGGGCGTGACCCCAGCGCAAGCCGTAGTCCTCCAAGTGCAGCGCGGACAACACCGGAGAGGCAGCGGCAAACGGATAGAAGGCACTGAACACGTCGTGCACCCAGCCCGGACGGGTGAGTTCAGCGCTGCGGACGGCACCGCCCGCGGTATCGGTGGCCTCCAGCACCAGCACCGACCAGCCGGCATCGGCCAGCAGTGTCCCGGCCACCAGCCCGTTGTGCCCGGCGCCGATGACGATCGCGTCGACGGTCTCGATGCTGGGCCTCCTCCACCCGGGCCTTTGTGCGTTCGATTACCCGAAACTCTCCGTTTCCACCGGCACGCCCCGGGAAGTCGCCCGATATGAAGTTCGGCTACACGTTGATGTGCGAGCAAGCGGGCCCGGCACAGCTGGTCCGGGATGCGGTCGCCGCCGAGCAGGCGGGCTACGACTTCGCGGTGATCAGTGATCACTACTTCCCCTGGTTGGAGGAGCAGGGGCACGCGCCGTTCGCCTGGTCGGTGCTGGGCGCTGTCGCACAGGCCACCGACCGGCTGCCGCTGATGACGTTCGTGACCTGCCCAACCCGTCGCTATCACCCGGCGCTGGTCGCGCAGATGTCCGCGACGATGGCGCTGCTCGCGCCCGGCCGGTTCGCGCTCGGTCTGGGCGCCGGGGAGAACCTCAACGAGCACGTGGTCGGCGGGGAGTGGCCCGCCGTGGACGAGCGCCACGACATGCTCGAGGAGGCCGCGGGCATCATTCGGGCGTTGTGGACCGGGGATGAGATCACCTGGCGCGGGATGCATTTCGATGTGGTGAAGGCGCGGGTGTTCGACGTGCCGAAGACGCCGCCGCCGTTGGGCATCGCGGTGTCCGGGCCGTCCTCGTGTCGGATCGCCGGGGAGCATGCGGACGTGATGATCGCGGTGGAGCCGAACGAGGCGTTGTGCGACGCGTATGACGCGGCGGGTGGCGCGGGCAAGCCGCGCTACGGGCAGCAGCCGATGTCCTATGACGTCGATCGGCAGGCGGCGATCACCCGCGCGCACGAGCAGTTTCGGTGGTTCGGTGCGGGATGGTCGGTGAACGCGGAGCTGCCGGGGCCGGCGGCGTTCGATGCGGCCTCGCAGTTCGTGCGGCCGGAGGATGTGGCGGCGGCGATGCCGTGCGGGGACGACGTGGAGGCCGTGATCAAGTCGGTGCAGCCGTGGGCGAATGCGGGGTTCACGCGGCTGGCGCTGCTGCAGATCGGCGAGCGCGCGCAGGACGGGTACCTGGAGTGGTCGGCGCGGGAGTTGCTGCCGGCCCTGCGCGCCGCTTTCCCTGAGTGAGGTCGTCGTCCGCGCGGCCGGGCCGCCAAGATCGCGGGGCCCTCTCTCATACGCAGGGCGTCATTTTGCGGGCCCTCCGGGCCACGAAAGTGACGCCTCACGTATGAGAGAACTCGCTGCGCTCATGAATGAGCGGAGCGACGACGCTCGCTACTCGCCGGCGGGCGTACCCTCGTCGCCCGCGCCGGAGTGAGCTCCCTGCGTGGTGAAGAAAGAGATCCGGCCGTCGGCCTCCAGCACCGCGAGCCGTACCTGCGCGAAACGCTCGATGCCCTGCTCGCGGGCCGCGGCCATCATGTCGTCCAACGACACCCGCTCGGCGCGCATCAGGTCCATGCACAGCTCCCCCCGGGTCGCCAGCACGACGGGCACGCCGTGGACCACCGGCCGTATTCGGGGCCAGCGCCAGTCCGCGTAGGACAACCCCACTGTCAGCAGGGCGAACACGCCGATGGCCAGGAACGCAGAGGTCAGCGAGTAGTCCTGCTGGGTGACGCCCTGCTGCACCAGGTCGCCCATGGTCACGTACAGCAACAGTTGAAACGTACTGAGTTCGCCCAGCGTGGAGCGCCCGACGGCGCGGGTGACCAACCAGAGAAACGCGAACACGATCGTCGCGCGGAACACGATCTCCATCTACGGCACCAACCAGGTGTGGAAGTTCACCG
The sequence above is drawn from the Sporichthyaceae bacterium genome and encodes:
- a CDS encoding TIGR03557 family F420-dependent LLM class oxidoreductase: MKFGYTLMCEQAGPAQLVRDAVAAEQAGYDFAVISDHYFPWLEEQGHAPFAWSVLGAVAQATDRLPLMTFVTCPTRRYHPALVAQMSATMALLAPGRFALGLGAGENLNEHVVGGEWPAVDERHDMLEEAAGIIRALWTGDEITWRGMHFDVVKARVFDVPKTPPPLGIAVSGPSSCRIAGEHADVMIAVEPNEALCDAYDAAGGAGKPRYGQQPMSYDVDRQAAITRAHEQFRWFGAGWSVNAELPGPAAFDAASQFVRPEDVAAAMPCGDDVEAVIKSVQPWANAGFTRLALLQIGERAQDGYLEWSARELLPALRAAFPE
- a CDS encoding NAD(P)/FAD-dependent oxidoreductase, which produces METVDAIVIGAGHNGLVAGTLLADAGWSVLVLEATDTAGGAVRSAELTRPGWVHDVFSAFYPFAAASPVLSALHLEDYGLRWGHAPAVLGHVLDAERAVVLSRDRHETAQSVAAAGSAADAAAWLQLCEEWDRIGDEVVAALLHPFPPVRDGLATLRRLGASGTAGLIRRALTPLDRWTGEDFTGDGGPALLVGSAMHTDLGPADIGSSVFGWLLCMLGQQHGFPVSVGGAGQLAGALCARLGAAGGELRLRSPVSRVVVDRGGMAHGVRLTDGTGIRARRAVLADVPAPALYEQLIAPDRRPVGLARAMARFEPDLPLMKVDWALRCPIPWRAKELAGAGTVHIGGTVRALRDTAAALRAGLLPEQPYLVMGQMTLCDPTRSPAGTETAWAYSHLPNGYGEDEHTIEHMLETIENAVEDAAPGFRNEVLARHVLVPRDLQTLNPSLIGGTMNGGTAAVHQQLVLRPIPGLGRADTPFERLFLASSSAHPSGGVHGACGANAARAALAANSWAGPAYRRGMQAIHRALLP
- a CDS encoding CBS domain-containing protein; the protein is MTTARDIMSNDATCVRSNESVAVAAQRMAELGVGALPICGEDDRLKGMITDRDIAIKVVAAGKDPKSCNAGEFAQGEAVTIGADDDINELLATMSQHKVRRLPVIDGHKLIGIVAQADVARALPDPQVGDLVEALSV
- a CDS encoding DNA topoisomerase IB, which produces MRLTRSSADEPGISRVRCGRGFRYLDAADNPVRDTETLDRIRALVLPPAWQDVWICPHPRGHLQATGVDAAGRRQYRYHDEWRRRRDKAKHQRILEFAACLPTLRATAADHLSLRGFPRERVLAGAVRLIDLGFFRVGNETYQSEHQTFGVATVLRKHVRCHRGEVQFEYPAKGSILCEQAVAEEALCSLVKGLRRRKETGPELLAFREGSQWRDVRAADVNSYLQEVSGGLYTAKDFRTWHATVLAAVGLAVSTHVPDSAAARKRAVARTVREVADYLGNTPA
- a CDS encoding SRPBCC family protein, with product MRSSDGTELIEVSAHASVKPEAVMEVLTDGWLFGLWVVGASHIRSVDADWPQPGSKIHHAVGAWPALVKDHSEAKVYESDGVLEMTARGWPLGEALVRIEVHEKDGSSHIALGERIVSGPGRFVRPVERLLVAPRNKESLSRLVALAEGRA
- a CDS encoding YetF domain-containing protein, whose translation is MEIVFRATIVFAFLWLVTRAVGRSTLGELSTFQLLLYVTMGDLVQQGVTQQDYSLTSAFLAIGVFALLTVGLSYADWRWPRIRPVVHGVPVVLATRGELCMDLMRAERVSLDDMMAAAREQGIERFAQVRLAVLEADGRISFFTTQGAHSGAGDEGTPAGE